AGGCGACGGTGCTCCACATCCGCAGCGACCAAAAGGTCTTCTGCGCCGGCGCCGACCTGGCGTTGATGCGGTCCTGCTTCGCCACCCCCGAGGGGCCGGATGCCATGCTGGAGCTGGTGCGCCGGCTGCAGCGGCTCTTCGCGCGCCTCGAGGCGGCACCCCTGGCCACCCTCGCCGAGATCGGGGGCGCGGCCATGGGCGGCGGGATGGAACTGGCCCTGGCCTGCGACCTGCGCGTCGCCGCGGCGGAGGCCAGGCTCGGCCTGCCGGAAGCGCGGCTGGGCCTGCTACCGGGCGGGGGCGGCACGCAGCGGCTGGCCCGGCTGTGCGGCCGCGGCATTGCCAGCCGCCTGATCCTCGGCGCCGAGGCCATCGACGGCGCCGAGGCCGAACGGCTGGGGATCGTCCAGTGGTCGCGGCCGCGGGCGGAGTTGGCTGCCTGGACCCGCGAGGTGGTGGCACGCTTCGCCAGCATGCCCAGGGCAGCGCTGGCCGCGAGCAAGCGTTGCATCGCCGCTGCGGGCGATCCGAGCTGCGACGGCTTCGCCGAGGAGCTCGCCGGCACCCGGCGCCTGTACGACCACCCCGAGACCCGCCGCAGGGTTTCGGAGTTCCTCGACAGGAGCGCGGCATAGGGTTCGAGCGCACGACGGCCCTTCGCCGTGGTGTGCCTCGCCGGGCCGCGGGCCGATGCCGC
The sequence above is a segment of the Gemmatimonadota bacterium genome. Coding sequences within it:
- a CDS encoding enoyl-CoA hydratase/isomerase family protein; its protein translation is ATVLHIRSDQKVFCAGADLALMRSCFATPEGPDAMLELVRRLQRLFARLEAAPLATLAEIGGAAMGGGMELALACDLRVAAAEARLGLPEARLGLLPGGGGTQRLARLCGRGIASRLILGAEAIDGAEAERLGIVQWSRPRAELAAWTREVVARFASMPRAALAASKRCIAAAGDPSCDGFAEELAGTRRLYDHPETRRRVSEFLDRSAA